A part of Aspergillus flavus chromosome 5, complete sequence genomic DNA contains:
- a CDS encoding putative short chain dehydrogenase/oxidoreductase, translating into MATLSGKTCLVTGGAGGLGKAIATKFLEAGANVVICDINDDRLQETSAELSVKGTLKAVNADITSASAVQDLFDTIVSEFGKVDILINNAGIMDRFDPVGDLDEELWDRVMAVNLTAPFLLSRLAVRNMLEQPNPNGYIMNVVSLAGKAGWTAGAAYTASKHGLVGLTKNTAAFYGNKGIRCNALMIGGMDTNITEAFMRGVNEEGKDKVVGIMGAVRSPLCDIDEVAEVCVSMTCGKGSRLINGACIPIDHGFSGTVG; encoded by the exons ATGGCTACTTTATCCGGTAAAACCTGCCTTGTTACTGGAGGAGCCGGCGGGCTGGGCAAAGCTATCGCCACGAAGTTTCTCGAGGCTGGAGCCAACGTGGTGATTTGTGACATCAACGACGATCGACTTCAAGAAACCTCTGCAGAACTTTCAGTGAAAGGCACGTTGAAAGCAGTCAATGCCGATATTACCTCCGCCTCTGCAGTGCAGGATCTGTTCGACACAATCGTTTCCGAGTTTGGAAAAGTGGATATACTGATAAACAATGCTGGGATCATGGACCGTTTTGACCCTGTTGGGGACTTGGATGAGGAACTGTGGGATCGCGTCATGGCCGTCAATTTGACGGCACCTTTTCTTCTGAGCAGACTAGCTGTTCGCAATATGCTTGAACAGCCAAACCCAAATGGTTATATCATGAATGTTGTCTCGTTGGCGGGCAAAGCTGGTTGGACAGCAG GTGCCGCATACACCGCGAGTAAGCAtggattggttggtttgACCAAGAATACAGCCGCATTCTACGGAAACAAGGGTATTCGGTGCAATGCCCTCATGATAGGTGGCATGGACACCAATATCACCGAGGCATTCATGAGAGGTGTCAATgaagagggaaaggacaAGGTGGTAGGTATTATGGGGGCCGTGCGGTCCCCCCTATGTGACATAGATGAGGTTGCGGAAGTGTGTGTCTCTATGACATGCGGCAAGGGGAGCAGGCTAATCAATGGTGCCTGTATCCCGATTGACCATGGGTTTTCTGGTACGGTCGGGTAG